The Tenrec ecaudatus isolate mTenEca1 chromosome 2 unlocalized genomic scaffold, mTenEca1.hap1 SUPER_2_unloc_1, whole genome shotgun sequence genome includes a region encoding these proteins:
- the LOC142435827 gene encoding translationally-controlled tumor protein-like, whose translation MIIYRDLISRDELFSDVYKIWEITGGLCLEVEGTMVRRAQGHIYDALIGGNASAEGPEGDGPEHKVVTDVDIVMNHHLQETSFTKEAYKRYIKDYMKSLKGKLEERKPERMKPFMTGAAEQIKHILANFKKYQFFQGENTIPDGMVALLDYREGGGTPYMIFFKDGLEMEKC comes from the coding sequence ATGATCATCTACCGGGACCTCATCAGCCGAGATGAGCTGTTCTCTGACGTGTACAAGATCTGGGAGATCACGGgcgggctgtgtctggaagtggagggTACCATGGTCCGCAGGGCCCAAGGCCACATCTATGACGCGCTCATCGGCGGCAACGCGTCCGCCGAAGGCCCCGAGGGCGACGGGCCCGAGCACAAGGTGGTCACCGACGTGGACATCgtcatgaaccatcacttgcaggaGACCAGCTTCACCAAGGAGGCCTACAAGAGGtacatcaaggactacatgaaatccCTCAAAGGCAAGCTGGAGGAGCGGAAGCCGGAACGCATGAAGCCCTTTATGACCGGGGCTGCCGAGCAGATCAAGCACATCCTCGCCAATTTCAAGAAGTACCAGTTCTTTCAGGGCGAGAACACGATTCCCGACGGCATGGTGGCCCTGCTGGACTACCGCGAGGGCGGCGGGACCCCGTACATGATCTTCTTCAAGGACGGCTTAGagatggagaagtgctga